One stretch of Gadus chalcogrammus isolate NIFS_2021 chromosome 14, NIFS_Gcha_1.0, whole genome shotgun sequence DNA includes these proteins:
- the LOC130403680 gene encoding uncharacterized protein LOC130403680 isoform X2, with protein sequence MASFWIFSIQLLLLISVASASHFTAGTVRVVPKEKHLNGSIKVEIYFRQTYRSCYHYFDWRCLNGNCGKISEAKEGVIDGSTNSAPHTNAWCETEVVQSRYYPNDDSFDLRKASCCWIPTVNLRGSWRLFTHVDLRERSDNWQANGSPNNAIMPFLRVPSNCPRSYHLMTDDPDGDRVICRYGTILNRECATCNQPQGFELDERNCVLHYRSTSYTGTYGFELVLEDFPRTTISLISTNGTSTQRLPLPSNRKKRAVYYTYSYTTIPGPTTTTTGPTTMTTNKPWWWQHQGPTTTTTGPTTMTTNYPWWWQHQGPTTTTTGPTTTTAGPTTTTAGPTTTTAGPTTTPYQTYSRQPYPTPLSQIPLQFSVLVDSPVPSCTEGEYLPRFVHPTPSHGDHLKAQVNEEFEITVKAVAQYSTVGDIIFTGPLGTTKHRIEQGEFYLRWTPTVHQFGDQVPICFIAEAAFSYQQLQSEMRCVWVHVEHAKAHVICNETSMTVELEKAAFKGLDEDHLRLNDPGSTACRLHSNGTHVIGFIPLNECGTMIKEDDENLLFSNEITTFEDVRDIVTRKHLLEVQFSCQYPKRGNVSLGFTVHRDNQTITEKGFGTFTYNFEFYPDIHFDTMINPHFYPLDYEVGDKIYMQIDATTSINNTVLFVESCSASPYDNPNYQPTYPIIENGCVQDSTVVLYPPSHNKQFRFSIDAFKFIGLHDQVYISCSVILCEAGNHNTRCSRGCLPTNPIGRRRRSAVIETGAHFISQGPLRLQSTPENKSSVTGLNLNMAFIAGCLLAAIAMICGVMIHKFKRPAVRYQPLSSIEQ encoded by the exons ATGGCTTCCTTCTGGATTTTCTCAATCCAGTTGCTCCTGCTGATCTCCGTTGCATCTGCATCACATTTCACTGCAGGCACTGTTAGGGTCGTTCCCAAAGAAAAACACCTGAATGGATCCATTAAG GTGGAAATATATTTCAGGCAAACTTACAGAAGCTGCTATCACTATTTCGATTGGAGATGCTTGAATGGTAACTGCGGAAAAATATCGGAAGCAAAAGAAGGTGTAATAGACGGTAGCACAAATTCAGCACCCCACACAAATGCTTGGTGTGAAACAGAAGTAGTGCAGTCAAGATATTACCCCAATGACGATTCATTTGACCTGAG GAAAGCTAGCTGCTGTTGGATTCCAACTGTGAATTTACGTGGGTCCTGGAGACTGTTCACACATGTGGACTTGAGGGAAAGATCTGATAACTGGCAGGCGAATGGCTCTCCAAATAATGCCATCATGCCCTTCCTGAG AGTTCCTTCAAACTGCCCAAGATCCTACCATCTGATGACAGATGACCCTGATGGTGATCGGGTGATTTGCAGATATGGAACCATCTTAAACAGAGAATGCGCTACATGCAATCAACCCCAAGGTTTTGAGCTGGATGAG AGAAACTGTGTCCTACACTACCGTTCCACATCATACACTGGGACGTATGGGTTTGAGTTGGTGCTGGAAGACTTTCCAAGAACCACCATCTCCTTGATCTCCACAAATGGAACTTCAACTCAGAGGTTACCTTTGCCTTCAAACAGAAAGAAACGTGCAGTCTACTACACATACTCTTACACCACTATCCCaggcccaaccaccaccacgacaGGCCCAAccaccatgacaaccaataagCCATGGTGGTGGCAACATCAAGGCCCAACCACTACCACCACAGGCCCAACCACCATGACAACCAATTACCCATGGTGGTGGCAACATCAAGGCCCAACCACTACCACCACAG gcccaaccaccaccacggcaggcccaaccaccaccacggcaggcccaaccaccaccacggcaGGCCCAACCACCACCCCGTACCAAACCTACTCCAGGCAACCGTATCCTACTCCTCTCAGTCAAATTCCTCTTCAATTCTCCGTTCTAG TGGATTCGCCTGTTCCGTCCTGCACTGAAGGAGAGTACCTGCCTAGGTTTGTTCACCCAACACCAAGTCATGGAGACCATCTGAAAGCTCAAGTCAATGAAGAATTTGAAATCACAGTCAAAGCAGTAGCTCAATATTCAAC AGTAGGTGATATCATCTTCACAGGACCCCTGGGTACCACCAAACACAGGATTGAACAGGGAGAGTTTTATCTGAGATGGACCCCGACTGTACACCAATTTGGAGACCAGGTTCCAATTTGCTTCATTGCGGAGGCAGCTTTTTC GTATCAGCAGTTACAGTCAGAAATGCgatgtgtttgggtgcatgttgAACACG CTAAAGCACACGTGATCTGCAATGAAACCTCCATGACAGTAGAGTTGGAGAAAGCCGCATTTAAGGGACTAGATGAAGATCACCTGCGGCTAAATGATCCCGGCAGCACAGCCTGCAGACTACACTCCAATGGCACTCATGTCATTGGTTTCATCCCACTTAATGAATGTGGTACTATGATTAAG gAGGACGATGAAAACCTTTTGTTCTCAAATGAGATCACCACCTTTGAGGATGTCAGAGACATCGTTACCAGGAAACATCTTTTGGAAGTTCAGTTTTCCTGCCAGTACCCAAAGCGTGGAAACGTATCCCTTGGGTTTACAGTCCACAGGGACAACCAGACTATTACCGAGAAGGGCTTTGGGACGTTCACCTACAACTTTGAGTTCTACCCAGACATCCACTTCGACACAATGATCAATCCACACTTCTACCCGCTGGACTATGAAGTTGGAGATAAGATATACATGCAGATAGATGCCACGACTTCAATCAATAACACTGTTCTGTTTGTGGAGTCCTGTAGTGCTTCACCTTACGATAACCCCAATTACCAGCCCACCTACCCAATCATAGAGAACGG GTGTGTACAGGACTCCACTGTTGTCCTCTATCCCCCAAGTCATAATAAACAGTTTCGGTTTTCAATCGATGCCTTCAAATTCATAGGATTACATGACCAG GTGTACATCAGCTGTTCGGTCATTCTATGTGAGGCTGGGAACCACAACACCAGATGCTCCAGGGGATGTCTCCCAACCAACCCCATTGGTCGGCGCAGGAGATCGGCTGTGATTGAAACAGGAGCGCACTTCATTTCCCAGGGTCCTTTGCGTCTGCAAAGCACACCGGAAAACAAGAGCAGTG TAACCGGCCTGAATCTCAACATGGCCTTCATCGCTGGATGCCTTCTAGCGGCGATTGCCATGATCTGTGGAGTGATGATTCACAAATTCAAGAGGCCTGCTGTTCGGTATCAGCCTTTGTCAAGCATTGAGCAATAG
- the LOC130403680 gene encoding uncharacterized protein LOC130403680 isoform X1 — MASFWIFSIQLLLLISVASASHFTAGTVRVVPKEKHLNGSIKVEIYFRQTYRSCYHYFDWRCLNGNCGKISEAKEGVIDGSTNSAPHTNAWCETEVVQSRYYPNDDSFDLRKASCCWIPTVNLRGSWRLFTHVDLRERSDNWQANGSPNNAIMPFLRVPSNCPRSYHLMTDDPDGDRVICRYGTILNRECATCNQPQGFELDERNCVLHYRSTSYTGTYGFELVLEDFPRTTISLISTNGTSTQRLPLPSNRKKRAVYYTYSYTTIPGPTTTTTGPTTMTTNKPWWWQHQGPTTTTTGPTTMTTNYPWWWQHQGPTTTTTGPTTMTTNYPWWWQHQGPTTTTAGPTTTTTGPTTTTAGPTTTTAGPTTTTAGPTTTPYQTYSRQPYPTPLSQIPLQFSVLVDSPVPSCTEGEYLPRFVHPTPSHGDHLKAQVNEEFEITVKAVAQYSTVGDIIFTGPLGTTKHRIEQGEFYLRWTPTVHQFGDQVPICFIAEAAFSYQQLQSEMRCVWVHVEHAKAHVICNETSMTVELEKAAFKGLDEDHLRLNDPGSTACRLHSNGTHVIGFIPLNECGTMIKEDDENLLFSNEITTFEDVRDIVTRKHLLEVQFSCQYPKRGNVSLGFTVHRDNQTITEKGFGTFTYNFEFYPDIHFDTMINPHFYPLDYEVGDKIYMQIDATTSINNTVLFVESCSASPYDNPNYQPTYPIIENGCVQDSTVVLYPPSHNKQFRFSIDAFKFIGLHDQVYISCSVILCEAGNHNTRCSRGCLPTNPIGRRRRSAVIETGAHFISQGPLRLQSTPENKSSVTGLNLNMAFIAGCLLAAIAMICGVMIHKFKRPAVRYQPLSSIEQ; from the exons ATGGCTTCCTTCTGGATTTTCTCAATCCAGTTGCTCCTGCTGATCTCCGTTGCATCTGCATCACATTTCACTGCAGGCACTGTTAGGGTCGTTCCCAAAGAAAAACACCTGAATGGATCCATTAAG GTGGAAATATATTTCAGGCAAACTTACAGAAGCTGCTATCACTATTTCGATTGGAGATGCTTGAATGGTAACTGCGGAAAAATATCGGAAGCAAAAGAAGGTGTAATAGACGGTAGCACAAATTCAGCACCCCACACAAATGCTTGGTGTGAAACAGAAGTAGTGCAGTCAAGATATTACCCCAATGACGATTCATTTGACCTGAG GAAAGCTAGCTGCTGTTGGATTCCAACTGTGAATTTACGTGGGTCCTGGAGACTGTTCACACATGTGGACTTGAGGGAAAGATCTGATAACTGGCAGGCGAATGGCTCTCCAAATAATGCCATCATGCCCTTCCTGAG AGTTCCTTCAAACTGCCCAAGATCCTACCATCTGATGACAGATGACCCTGATGGTGATCGGGTGATTTGCAGATATGGAACCATCTTAAACAGAGAATGCGCTACATGCAATCAACCCCAAGGTTTTGAGCTGGATGAG AGAAACTGTGTCCTACACTACCGTTCCACATCATACACTGGGACGTATGGGTTTGAGTTGGTGCTGGAAGACTTTCCAAGAACCACCATCTCCTTGATCTCCACAAATGGAACTTCAACTCAGAGGTTACCTTTGCCTTCAAACAGAAAGAAACGTGCAGTCTACTACACATACTCTTACACCACTATCCCaggcccaaccaccaccacgacaGGCCCAAccaccatgacaaccaataagCCATGGTGGTGGCAACATCAAGGCCCAACCACTACCACCACAGGCCCAACCACCATGACAACCAATTACCCATGGTGGTGGCAACATCAAGGCCCAACCACTACCACCACAGGCCCAACCACCATGACAACCAATTACCCATGGTGGTGGCAACATCAaggcccaaccaccaccacggcaggcccaaccaccaccaccacaggcccaaccaccaccacggcaggcccaaccaccaccacggcaggcccaaccaccaccacggcaGGCCCAACCACCACCCCGTACCAAACCTACTCCAGGCAACCGTATCCTACTCCTCTCAGTCAAATTCCTCTTCAATTCTCCGTTCTAG TGGATTCGCCTGTTCCGTCCTGCACTGAAGGAGAGTACCTGCCTAGGTTTGTTCACCCAACACCAAGTCATGGAGACCATCTGAAAGCTCAAGTCAATGAAGAATTTGAAATCACAGTCAAAGCAGTAGCTCAATATTCAAC AGTAGGTGATATCATCTTCACAGGACCCCTGGGTACCACCAAACACAGGATTGAACAGGGAGAGTTTTATCTGAGATGGACCCCGACTGTACACCAATTTGGAGACCAGGTTCCAATTTGCTTCATTGCGGAGGCAGCTTTTTC GTATCAGCAGTTACAGTCAGAAATGCgatgtgtttgggtgcatgttgAACACG CTAAAGCACACGTGATCTGCAATGAAACCTCCATGACAGTAGAGTTGGAGAAAGCCGCATTTAAGGGACTAGATGAAGATCACCTGCGGCTAAATGATCCCGGCAGCACAGCCTGCAGACTACACTCCAATGGCACTCATGTCATTGGTTTCATCCCACTTAATGAATGTGGTACTATGATTAAG gAGGACGATGAAAACCTTTTGTTCTCAAATGAGATCACCACCTTTGAGGATGTCAGAGACATCGTTACCAGGAAACATCTTTTGGAAGTTCAGTTTTCCTGCCAGTACCCAAAGCGTGGAAACGTATCCCTTGGGTTTACAGTCCACAGGGACAACCAGACTATTACCGAGAAGGGCTTTGGGACGTTCACCTACAACTTTGAGTTCTACCCAGACATCCACTTCGACACAATGATCAATCCACACTTCTACCCGCTGGACTATGAAGTTGGAGATAAGATATACATGCAGATAGATGCCACGACTTCAATCAATAACACTGTTCTGTTTGTGGAGTCCTGTAGTGCTTCACCTTACGATAACCCCAATTACCAGCCCACCTACCCAATCATAGAGAACGG GTGTGTACAGGACTCCACTGTTGTCCTCTATCCCCCAAGTCATAATAAACAGTTTCGGTTTTCAATCGATGCCTTCAAATTCATAGGATTACATGACCAG GTGTACATCAGCTGTTCGGTCATTCTATGTGAGGCTGGGAACCACAACACCAGATGCTCCAGGGGATGTCTCCCAACCAACCCCATTGGTCGGCGCAGGAGATCGGCTGTGATTGAAACAGGAGCGCACTTCATTTCCCAGGGTCCTTTGCGTCTGCAAAGCACACCGGAAAACAAGAGCAGTG TAACCGGCCTGAATCTCAACATGGCCTTCATCGCTGGATGCCTTCTAGCGGCGATTGCCATGATCTGTGGAGTGATGATTCACAAATTCAAGAGGCCTGCTGTTCGGTATCAGCCTTTGTCAAGCATTGAGCAATAG